A genomic segment from Gorilla gorilla gorilla isolate KB3781 chromosome 3, NHGRI_mGorGor1-v2.1_pri, whole genome shotgun sequence encodes:
- the LOC109026609 gene encoding alpha-S2-casein-like A, with the protein MKFFIFTCLLAVALAHHEIKHSSSSSEESASIYQEETANKIDTMQSSSSLSSGESAQVSTDNNELTEEERIFLKQMESTSISQEKSAEVFPETKTNQFLQKFTVPQYVLAVPLVVYEPVESHSGKHLPIYSHLEEQVRFLN; encoded by the exons ATGAAGTTCTTCATCTTTACCTGCCTTTTGGCTGTTGCTCTGGCACATCAT GAGATAAAGCACTCCTCCTCTTCCAGTGAG gaaTCTGCCAGCATCTACCAAGAA GaaactgcaaataaaatagaCACGATG CAATCTTCTAGCAGTTTATCTAGTGGG GAATCTGCTCAAGTATCCACTGAC AACAATGAACTGACTGAGGAAGAAAGGATCTTCTTAAAGCAGATG gaATCTACCAGCATCTCCCAAGAA AAATCTGCTGAAGTATTCCCTGAG acAAAAACCAACCAGTTTCTTCAGAAGTTCACTGTCCCCCAGTATGTCCTGGCTGTTCCCCTTGTAGTCTATGAGCCTGTGGAATCACATTCAGGAAAACACCTACCCATATATTCCCATTTAG aagaaCAAGTAAGATTCTTGAATTAA